GACCGTCGGGCGTACGCTCACCTTCCGCTACACCAACAAAGAGACCTCCTACAGCCGCCTGCCGGCACTGATTGCCACGCCCGAACGCCCTACCGGATGGCGCGGCGACGCCCAGGCCTGCGAGCTGGACCAATCGACAGGGCTCCGCAATGGCAAAAAGCGGTATGGATTGCTCGTAAAATACTACATCGACAGCGGCGAAGACGTCAAACCACGCACCCAAAAACCCAACATTGTAGGTACCGAAGGGTATATTCCGTCGTGGGATAGTGTCGATTGCACCGCCGGTACCACGCCTTTTAAAAATGTGCTCATCAGCCAAACCTCCGTCTATAAGCGCAACAACTGCGCCGTGGGGCAGGTGGGCGGCAACTGGACCGTCAGCGTAGCGGCCAATACCTACGGCTCTGAAGTAAGCCAAACCGATGCCGACGGCAAAGCACAGGCCGCCGCCAATGCGCTGGATACGCAGGAAAATGCCAATATGTTCGGTACCTGTATTGTGCCTGCTCCGATTCCGATCGGCCTGACCAGCGCCTGCCCTACCGCTTCGACACAGCCAATTTTTGCGGTTATCGTGGGCAGTGAAGAGATCATCACCAACACAAGTTTCAACAGCCCTACGGTGCGATATGCCGCTACCGGGCTGAATCAGGGCAGCTATAATCTTGATATTCGGGTGCAGTATGCCGCCTCGCCGTTTGAGAGTTTCAGGATTCGGATTCCTTCGAAGGGCTTCAGCAGTGCCGTACTGGCAGGCAATCAGACCTACCGAATTGCCAACATTTCAATCAATTGGGGCGATGCTGACCTTGTAATAATCTGTGAACCGGCATGATAAGCGAAGAACTCCAACGCGAGGCCACCGAGCTGGCCGAAGAAATCACCCGCGATGCGGTGGGCTATTTTGAAAAAGCCATTGAGCGGGCAGGCATTGTCCTGTCGGGAGACTTGAAGAACAGCTTTGAGTACGAGATCATCCAAACCGCCGGCAGGCTTTCGGTAGCGGGCGTGATTCACTTCAAAGGCTACGGTCGCTTTAAGGATATGCGCGTTTTGACCTATGCACTGATGCCCCCCATTGAGACGATGGAGGATTTTGTGGAAAAAGTAGGGTTGGAAAAATTCGCCTACGTACCCGGATATAGTTCGATTGATGTGAGCAACATCAAAAATGCCGCCAAGCGCGTAGCCTGGGCTGTGGCCATGAGCCGTAAACGAGTGCCCACCGTTCGTCGCAAAAGCCGCTCCGCCTGGTACAATTCCACCAAGTCCAATTTCCTCAACGTCATGCGCGGCCGAATGCTCGACCGCGCTCAGAGTATTGTGCTCAGGGCCATGAAAGAAGCGGCACAAGGCTAACCCCTCCCTTACCCTCCCCTGATAGGGAGGGTTTTTTGTCCTGTCATACCTGAAAGGTACGGTGCAAATTGGCATCGTACCTTTTTTGCGTATACAGCCATGACATTAGAAGAAGTAGCCCGGCTCAGGCTCGAAATCCTGGGGGATGAGTCGGCCGAAACCATCGACGGCCTCCAAAAAGGCCTGAAAGAGATCAACTCCGAGATGCGCCTTTTGGAGCTTAACGGGGAGAAAGGAAGTGAGACGTGGAAGGAAATGAAACGCCTTCAGAAAGACGTCAATGATGAGATAAAGGAGATGACCCGCAACATCGACCTGAATGATGCGTCGATGAACGAGCTCACCGCCCGCAGTCGTCAGCTCAACCGCGAACTTGGAAACCTCAAAGTAGGAAGTGAAGAATGGGTCGATAAACTGAAGCAGATCAGCGAAGTCGACGAAAAAATCGACGGCACCCGCGAGGCCATGAAGCGCATCAAGGGCGAGGGCGAAGAGCAAAGCGGCTTCTGGACCTCCTTCAAGGCCAATTTTGCGGCGGCTTTCACCGTGGAGGCCATCACCGGTGCCATCAGCAGCGTGATCGATTTCGGCAAAGAAATCTTTGAAACGGCAGGAAAATTTGAGCGCTACGAAGCCGTCCTGAAGAATGCCCTGGGTACGCAGGAAGCAGCCACCAAGGCCATGGACGATATCAAAACCCTCGCCGCCACTACGCCCTTCACCGTCGATGAGCTGACCGAGAGTTACGTCAAGTACGTCAACCGGGGCTTGCAGCCTACCATGGCCGAAATGACCAAGCTGGGCGATATCGCCGCCTCGCAGGGCAAAAGCTTTGACCAGCTCACCGAAGCCGTGCTCGATGCCACCACCGGCGAATTCGAACGCCTCAAGGAATTCGGTATCCAAGCCTCCAAAAACGGTGAACAGGTAGAGCTTTCGTTTAAAGGCGTACAGAAAACTATCGCCAATACCCCCGAAGCCATCAAAGAAGCCCTGCTCAGCTTTGGCGAACTGGAGGGAGTCATGGGCGGCATGGCCGCCATCTCCGGCACCCTGGAGGGAAAAGCCTCCAACCTCTCCGACAATTTTGACGCGCTCAAGATCATCCTGGGCGACGTGCTCAAACCCGTATTTCTGGGCGTGATGGATGCTATGAATACGGGCATCGAAATCATCAAGGCCGTGGTCGAAAACTCCGAGCCGGTGGCTTCCGTCTTTGACAATATCGCCGAGATTGCCGGTTCCCTCTGGAGCAGCATCAAAGCCTTGGTCGGGCAGTTTTTCGATTTTAATGATGTGTCATTCAGCGTTCGGGATGCCATGACAGCGGTGGGGTTTGCGTTCAATGCTCTTACTACGCCCGTACGCGCGGCAATGGCATTGATTGAAACTGTGATCGACGGTTATAGCGCGCTGGTCAACAAGGGCAAAGAGGTGCTGAACTTCTTTGGTGCCGATTTTAAGATCGACCCTAAGGCGACCTTCGATAACATGTTGGCCAATGCCGACCAAAACTTCAAATCGATCGGCAACAGTTGGACCAAAAACGTGGCCGAGGTCCAGATCAATAAGATCAAAGACGTACAGGAGAAGGCCATTGCCTCCGAAAACGCCAAATACGCCGCCGAAAAAGCCCGGATTGATAAAACTTATAAGGACGCCACCGCCAAAGCCGCTGAGCTGGCCAAACTCGAAAACACCCACACGACCTCCGTCACCAAGGCCAAAGGCGATGCCATCAAAGCCGAGCACACCGCCCGCAAAGCCTACATCTTGGAAAACATCAAGGATGAAACCGAGCGGGATAAGCAGCTCAAGGCGCTCAACCTCAAAACCCGCACCGAGCTGCGTGATTTGGACAAAAAATCGGATGATGAGGTCGTAAAACACAAGACGGCCAATCAGACCAAGGTATCGGCCTCGGCCAAAAAAGCGGCTGAAAAAGCCGCCAAAGACCGCGAAAACGCCGAGGCCGCTGCCAACAAAGCCATAGAAGACGGCCGCGTGTCGCTCATCAAAAATGACTTGGATCGCGCCTTGGCCGCTGAAAACCTCAAGTATAAACGGGAGGTGCAGCGCATCAACGATACCAAAGCCGCCGAAACCCTCAAAAAACAACAGCTCGAAGTACTGGAGCAAACCCATCAGGCCAAAGTTGACAAGATCAAAGACGATGCCGCCAAAAAGGAGGAAGCAGCCGCCAAGAAAAAAGCCACCGACGAAGCCACCGCCCGCGATAAAAAGCTGAAGGAAGATCAGATCCTCTTGGATACGGGATTCAAAGCAGAGATCGAAAACGCCAAGCTTTCACTTTCGCTTACCAAAAACAACGCCCAGGCACAGCACGACGCCAAACTCCAACTGCTCGAAGCCGAAAGCCGCTACAAAGCGCAGAAGCTTCAGCAGGAAGCCGATGCCGAAAAGAAGCGCATCACCGAGAGTATTCAGGATACCGACAAACGCGCCACGGCCATCAAGGCCATTGATGCCTCGCTCACGTCGCAGCTTCAACAAAACGAAGCCAAGCTACAGGCCGACAAAGTAAAGCTGCAGGAAGAAGCCACCGCCAAGCGCAAAAAGGACAACGACGAGTTTTTGGGTTGGCTCAAAAAAGCTCAGGATGGCGACTTTGCGGGCTTTCAAAAGCACCTCAGCGACAAAATACGCGAGGAGCAGGTCGCCAACAAAGCCCGCCAGGCCGACAACGTCAAACTTTCCGATGCCCTGCGCGGCATCATGAAGGGCGACTTTACAGTTTTCACGCAGTTTTTGGCCCAAAAAACCAAAAACGATACGGTATTCAACAGCGAGCGTTTTCAGAATTTTTCCAAAACCACCGAGCAGGTGGGGCAGATCGCTCAGCAGGGAGTGGCCGCCCTTCAGAAGCTCAATCAGCAGTATCTCCAGAAGCAGGAAGCCAACATCAAAAAGGAAAAAGATACGCAGCTGAAGGCGTGGGACGAGAAATACAAAAAGGGGCTTATCTCCAAAGATGAATACGAAAAGGGCGTAACCGACATCAATAAAAACGCCGATAATAAGCTGAAGGAAGCCCAAAAAGCGGCCTTCGAGCGGGATAAGAAGCTCCAAATTGCGATGGCGCTCATCAGCGGCGGGATGGCTTTTGTGAAGGCGTTGGCGTCGGGGTTCTTTCCCGTCAACCTCGTTTTTGCGGCTGCTACGGCCGTGGCCACGGGCTTGCAGATAGCAGCTATCAAACGTCAGCAGTTTTCGGGCGAAAAGGGCGGGGTGTTTCAGGCCGCCAACGGCTACGTGCGCAATGCCGGTGTACCCGACGGCCCGCGCCACGGCCTCAAGTACGGCGACTCCGGTATCTCGCTGATCGATCGCAGCTCGGGCCGCGAGATCGGTGAAATGGAGGGCGGCGAGCCGTTCATGATTTTGTCCAGGAATACCTACAAAAACAACCGCCCCGTCATTGATCGACTGCTGCACTCCAGTTTGCACAAAAATGGGGCCCCTATCACCCTGCGCGACGGCGGCGTGGTATCGGTAGCCCAAACACCGTTTATGTTTGGCAAGGGCGGCCGTATGTTTCAGTACGGAGGCATCGACGACAACAACAACGACGGCAGCGGCTACTCCGAGCCGCAGCGCCCCACCTACGATGAGCCGGCTCCCGCTCCCGCCGACAGCGACGTGGAGAGCGTGCCCGATCAGGGCGACACCAAGGCCATGATTGCCGAAAATACGCAGATGCAAAAGGATATGCTTCAGGAAATGAAAAAGACCAATGATCATCTGTATTCGTTGCTCAGCGCCACGGGCCAAAACGGCAACGAACTTCGCACCCATTCGGGCTTATTGAACGATATCAAAAACAAACCAAGCGGCCCGAGCCTGCACGAGATCCAGGGTGCGTTTTCGTCGGCCGCCGCCGCCATTGCCAAATCCGATCTATAAGTATGAGCAACTTTCAAATTCGTCTCGAAGGGCAGGCCATCGACCTGCAACCCAACAAAACCATCACCCTCAGCCGATTCAATCCGGTGCTGGATTTTGATGTGGTTCAGGGTTCCAGGGTACTGGATTTTATCGTACCCTTTTCGCCCAAAAACAACAAGTTTTTCAATTGGTATTATAAGCCTCAGGCAGCCTTCCCGCCCGAGGATCTCTACTGCGAGCAGTACGCCGACGGCGAGCTGATCGAGCGCGGGTACATCACCCTGCGGGAAGTAGCCGCCGACGGCTACAAAGTCATGTACACCCAAAACTTGGGCGAAGTCTTCGGCGATTATCAGAAAGTGTTACTGTCAGATATTGATTTCGGCAGTGAGGCTAAGCCGATCGCCTTTACTGCCGCCGCCAATCACCTCACCGATGCCTACTGCCTGCCCATGATCCAAAACGCCGGCTACTACGGCACCGCTTCTCCTGCTGGCTTTGGCGGGTACATGAATGAATATACATTATCGGCCTATACGGCGAGCACGCCCAAAGTACCGATGATGTACCTGCGGTGGCTGTTAGGAAAGATTGAAGACCTCTGCAACTTTACGATCAAAGGCGAGTTTGTGGACGATGTGATCATGCAGCGCCTGGTACTCTACAATACATTTGCCGTGGAGCCAACCGATACCGTCATTCAGTACCGTAACCACCTGCCCGCGCTCACCATTCCGGAGCTGCTCAAAGAACTCCGCAAGCTGTTCAACCTTGGGTTGTTCTTCGACGTACGCACGCGTACGCTCACGATGCGCTATGCCGATCAATTACTGCAGCAGCCGACGGCATTAAATTGGTCCAAAAAAATCGGGATCATTGCGGCCCGCTCGCCCGAGATGGCCACGCGGCTGGAGCTGGATTGGGAAGTAGACTCCAGCGACGGCCGCATGAAGGTCCGGCCCGCCGATTACGAAAAATACAACACCCCCGGCAGTGAGCTGCTCTTTCCGGTCAAAACCCATTTTAGTACTACCGACGTCACCGCCGCAGGCCTGCCCATCGTGGAGCAGCCCGGTATCACGACCGTCAACAATCAGCGCAACAACAAGTTTGCGCCCCGGCTGCTGTTTTGGCACGGCATGGTGGGCGGCATTCCGTTTGCGTCCAACTACATCGGTCCGCGCCGCCTTGCCTGGCACGGCACCAACAACCTGGTGGATCATTATTGGAAACAATTTGAAACCTTTCGCGGCCGTACCTCGCGGCGCGTAGTCCCCGCAAATCTCACCGCCACCGATATCGCCCTGATTGATATGCACCAACGTGCCGGCCAAACCATGACTATCCACGTGCAGGGCCGCGACTACCTCATCGGCAATCAGCGCATCAATCTGCCTCTGGCCGGGCCAACGGAACTGGAGCTGTGGATGCGCTAATTTGTGTCCTATTTTTCAGGACACTTCAGGAGTAGGTTTGAATCTGAAATTTTAAAAAAAACTTTTTCTCATGAAAAGCATCTTAGCAGGTTACGCCATTGCGCTGCTGTTAGCAGGAGCATCGGCCCACTCCCAAACTCCTCCTTCCAAGGAAAGCCGTTTAGACGAAACGGAATTACTCAAGTACAAGTCCACCTTTTGCCTTGCCTCCGTAGCCGTTGATACTACCTTAGAGGTGTTTGTATTGACCCACACCGCCGACATTGACAAGGTTTTTACGCTCACCACCAAAAACCTGTCCGTCAAAAGCGACGGTGACATTTCGTACACCTATCCGGTCAAGGCGTTTAACCGGGCCTTCAAACCCGATATCGTATTTTTGGTAGGAGAAGGCACCGGGCGAAGCGTATGGCGATATTGTCGAAAAACGGATAAGCTAAGCACCCTGATGCGTACCAGCCAAGGGCGAATACTTCAGGTACACTACCTCAGAAAACGCCCCAAATCCCTTCCAAAGCTGCATTCTGTTTTCCGAGTTTAGTTTCATACTGTTAGTTAAAGAACTAAAAAACCCCGTTGGCGCTGCCGACGGGGTTTTTCTATTTCCCAAACACCATGTCCCCCAACGCGTCGTTTTCATCGCGGTAGGCAGCGGCTAAACGAAAGGACAAAAAAAAGCCTTTCAATTACGTGAAGGCCTTCGCTTGTTTTAAATAGATTTATTTAATTGAATCAACTAATTATTGATAAATTCAAACAATTATTTAAAACCTCAAATGAAACTTCATATTGCAATTCAGCAATATCACATTAAATAAACTTCAATTATCCGCAACGCACAGAGGTACGGATTATAGAAAATTCATGTATCGAATTACTTGATTTTCGTCTAATTAATAAAGTGTAAAATAAAATCAAAAAAAATCGTATAAATTTTCAACGAACTCCTATTTACTCCTATTCAACCTAACGCACTAAGGATAAATTTGTTAGCTCCTTTTTACATCCGATAATGATTATAATTTTTCAAGTTTCTTACCTACTTGCGAAGTAGACTGTCTTATGGAGAGAGACGAAAGATTTGTATTTTTACGAAGTTATATGTTAAAAAAAACAGCAGAGAAGGTCTCCACTGTTTTAACATATAATATACATTTAAAAAAATACAAAATATGGAAAGTGTATTGAACACTTTTTTGGTGCTCCCTTCCAGCGAGGAAGGACATCACTTGCTAGGCATCCTTGCCTACTGTCTCATCATCTTTGAACATCTGCGCCCGAAGCGACGAAAAGACGATGATTGACCACAAAGGCCTCCTCTACAGGAGGCTTTTTTATGATTAAGCTGTATCAACCGCAGTACAAATATGCACCTCTTAATCATTTGTACCAAAAAAAGCTGGTACATTTTTATGTATTTATAAACTTATTTTTATAAATACTTAACCGTCAAACATATAAAATCAACTATTCATTTGACAACTGTACCTTTTACATTAAATATAAATATTTATATTTCTGTATTTATATTTATATTTTTGTATTTATAATTATCTTTTTGTACCCAAATTTTTTCAATTTCTTATTTGTAAAATTTACAAAGCACTTTGAAAATTACTTGTAAAATTTTGTAGTTTATTTGTATAAATCAAAAAACCCCCAGTTGTTGACCCCGTAGCAGCTAAACCACATAATTACAATCATGTCACAGTTTATTTTTTATAATATTAATCTCAAACATTAATAATTAAAAAATTATAATTAATAATATACTTAAATCTAAAAAGCAGTTTTTACAAAAATCCCCCATACCAGCGGCACAGAGGATTCAGTGCATGCACAGATAAAATTTTCAGGCTACTCCACGCGCAGCCACCAGCCCGAGGCGGTAAGATCTTCCATAAAGTTCTCCACAGTATCCCAGCGTACATCGATGCCGCTCCAGGTTTTGTGTCGGTAGGCAAAGCCCCTCATGAAGTTGTCGACGGTTTCGTCAGAGCTGAAGCGGCTGCCATCCCGCAGCGCTTCTACTACTTGCTTGGTGGAGGCTCCTTCAATGGTTTCTCCTACGTTGGTAATGTATTTCATAACGTTATGCGGTATACTACTATTTAGGTAGCCTCAACTCCCAAACACCATATCCCCCAAGGCGTCGTTTTCATCACGATACGCAGCGTCGAAGTACTGTTCTGTTATTTGAATGCTGCTGTGCCCCATGGCATCCGATACGGCATGAATATTGCCATTGGAAGCCCTGATCGCATTATTGGCAAACGTATGCCGCCCCGTATGCATGCTGAACCGAGGTATCTGAAGCTTATCTGCAATCTCGTACAGATGCCCGTTCATTTGGGCATTCACGCTTTCAATGTGATCCCGAAACTCTACCGCCGATACTTTCTTACGATTCAGTTTGATAAAAGGCAGAATATAATCCGTTGGTTTGGGGTTCACCGATAGTTCCCTAAAATACTTCAGAATGGGCAATGCCTGTGCCGGTATCTTT
Above is a window of Runella slithyformis DSM 19594 DNA encoding:
- a CDS encoding tape measure protein produces the protein MTLEEVARLRLEILGDESAETIDGLQKGLKEINSEMRLLELNGEKGSETWKEMKRLQKDVNDEIKEMTRNIDLNDASMNELTARSRQLNRELGNLKVGSEEWVDKLKQISEVDEKIDGTREAMKRIKGEGEEQSGFWTSFKANFAAAFTVEAITGAISSVIDFGKEIFETAGKFERYEAVLKNALGTQEAATKAMDDIKTLAATTPFTVDELTESYVKYVNRGLQPTMAEMTKLGDIAASQGKSFDQLTEAVLDATTGEFERLKEFGIQASKNGEQVELSFKGVQKTIANTPEAIKEALLSFGELEGVMGGMAAISGTLEGKASNLSDNFDALKIILGDVLKPVFLGVMDAMNTGIEIIKAVVENSEPVASVFDNIAEIAGSLWSSIKALVGQFFDFNDVSFSVRDAMTAVGFAFNALTTPVRAAMALIETVIDGYSALVNKGKEVLNFFGADFKIDPKATFDNMLANADQNFKSIGNSWTKNVAEVQINKIKDVQEKAIASENAKYAAEKARIDKTYKDATAKAAELAKLENTHTTSVTKAKGDAIKAEHTARKAYILENIKDETERDKQLKALNLKTRTELRDLDKKSDDEVVKHKTANQTKVSASAKKAAEKAAKDRENAEAAANKAIEDGRVSLIKNDLDRALAAENLKYKREVQRINDTKAAETLKKQQLEVLEQTHQAKVDKIKDDAAKKEEAAAKKKATDEATARDKKLKEDQILLDTGFKAEIENAKLSLSLTKNNAQAQHDAKLQLLEAESRYKAQKLQQEADAEKKRITESIQDTDKRATAIKAIDASLTSQLQQNEAKLQADKVKLQEEATAKRKKDNDEFLGWLKKAQDGDFAGFQKHLSDKIREEQVANKARQADNVKLSDALRGIMKGDFTVFTQFLAQKTKNDTVFNSERFQNFSKTTEQVGQIAQQGVAALQKLNQQYLQKQEANIKKEKDTQLKAWDEKYKKGLISKDEYEKGVTDINKNADNKLKEAQKAAFERDKKLQIAMALISGGMAFVKALASGFFPVNLVFAAATAVATGLQIAAIKRQQFSGEKGGVFQAANGYVRNAGVPDGPRHGLKYGDSGISLIDRSSGREIGEMEGGEPFMILSRNTYKNNRPVIDRLLHSSLHKNGAPITLRDGGVVSVAQTPFMFGKGGRMFQYGGIDDNNNDGSGYSEPQRPTYDEPAPAPADSDVESVPDQGDTKAMIAENTQMQKDMLQEMKKTNDHLYSLLSATGQNGNELRTHSGLLNDIKNKPSGPSLHEIQGAFSSAAAAIAKSDL